The stretch of DNA GGCACCGCGACCCGCACGTGCGCCTGCTCCAGCGCAAGGTTCACCGTCGCCTGCACCCCGGGCACGCGGTTGAGCCGCTTCTCCACGCGGGCGACGCAGGAGGCGCAGGTCATCCCCTCGACGGCGAGGTCGAGCTCGACCACCCCGGTCGCGTCCGGGGTGCCGGCGACGGAGGTGCTCACAGCAGCGAGCCCCGCGGGGTCACCGCGTAGCCGGCCTCGTCGATCGCGGCGGCGATCGCCTCGTCGGAGATCGGGGCGTCGGACGTGACCTTCACCGGGGACGAGCCGCCGGCGACCAGGTCGATCGACACGTCGGTGACACCGGGGATGGCCGTCAGCTCGGACGTGACGTGCTGCACGCAGTGGCCGCAGGTCATGCCGTCGACGGAGAACTGGGTGGTGGTGCTCATGGCTTCTCCTTGGTTGGTGGTGCGGGACTCAGCTGCGGACGAGCCGGGCGATCGCGTCGGCCGCCTCGCGGACCTTCTCGTGACCGGCCTCGTGGGACTGCCGGGCGGCGTCGACGACGCAGTGGTCGAGGTGGTCCTCGAGCAGGCCCAGGCCGACGGCCTGCAGCGCCTTGGTCACCGCCGCGATCTGGGTGAGGACGTCGATGCAGTACGTGTCCTCGTCCACCATGCGCGCGATGCCGCGCACCTGCCCCTCCACGCGGCGCAGCCGCTTGAGGTAGGCGTCCTTGTCGTCGCTGTAACCGGGCACCGGGGGTCCTCCTCGCGCGGGCCCTCGTCGACCCGTCGTCCGTGACTATATACCCCTACCGGGTATTGGTACCAGGGACGGACGGCCCGTGTCGGTGACGACCCCCCTAGGCGAGTGCGTCCGCGAAGGCTGAGGATGACGACGACCGGACCACCCGACGGCGAGAGGGCTGCCATGGACCACGTCGCACGAGCAGAGGTGCTGATCGGTGCGCCAGCGGAACGCGTCTGGGACGTCCTGACCAGCCCTGAACCGCGCCCGGAGATCATGTTCGGCGCCCGCACCGTCAGCGACTGGCAGCCCGGCCACCGGATCACGTGGAGCGGCCAGTGGCAGGGCCACCCCTTCGAGGACAAGGGCGAGGTGCTGGAGGTCGAGCGTCCGCACCGGCTGGTGGTGACGCACTTCAGCCCGCTGTCGGGCCAGCCGGACGTGCCGGAGAGCTACCACCGTCTGCAGTACGTGCTGGAACCGGTGGACGGCGGAACCAGGGTCGTCCTCGAGCAGGACAAGAACCCGACGGCCGAGGCGGCCGAGCACAGCGCCGCCAACTGGCGCACGATGCTCGACGGGCTGAAGACGGTGTCGGAGTCACCCGCCACCTAGTCCGCCCCTGCTCCGGCTGTGCCGTGACCGTACAGCCGCCGCGGGCCGACGATGCGGTCAGGCCGTGAGACGCTCCGCCGTGGCGGCGGCGGCAGCGGCCGCCGGCAGGGCGGCCTCGATCCGGCCGATCGCCTCCTCGTCGTGCGCGGCCGAGACGAACCACGCCTCGAACGGCGACGGCGGCGCGTACACGCCCTGCTCGAGCAGTGCGTGGAAGAACGGCGTGTAGCGCCAGTGCTCGCTCGCCAGCACGGCGTCGTAGTCCCGGGCCCCCGCAGCGGCCGGCCCCGGCCCGAACATGGTGCTGAACAGCGAGCCCGCCCACTGCATGGCGTGCGGCACGCCGGCCTCGCCGAGCGCCCGGGACAGGGAGCCGCGCAGCCGGGCCGACGTGGCGTCGACCTGGGCGTAGACGTCCTCGTCGGCCAGCCGCAGCGTCGCGAGGCCCGCGGCCACTGCCACCGGGTTCCCGGACAAGGTCCCGGCCTGGTACACAGGTCCGAGCGGCGCGAGCGACGCCATCACGTCCGCCCGCCCGCCGACCGCCGCGACCGGCAGCCCGCCGCCGATCACCTTGCCGAACGTCAGCAGGTCCGGCGTCCAGCCCTCGGCCTGGCCCTCCAGCCCCCACCAGCCCGCCGGCGACACCCGGAAGCCGGTCAGCACCTCGTCCTGGATCAGCAGGGCACCCGCCTCGGCCGTGATCCGGCGCAGCTCGGCGTTGAAGCCCGGCAACGGCGGCACCACACCCATGTTGGCGGGGGCCGCCTCCATGATCAGGGCGGCGATGCGCGGACCGTGGGCCTCGAAGGCGGTCCGGACGGCATCGAGGTCGTTGTAGGGGAGCACCAGCGTCTCGGCCGCCACCTCGGCGGTGACGCCCGCGGATCCCGGGAGCGCCAGCGTGGCGACGCCGGAGCCCGCCGCGGCCAGCAGCGCGTCGACGTGCCCGTGGTAGCAGCCGGCGAACTTCACGACGAGGTCGCGGCCGGTGAAGCCCCGCGCCAGGCGCAGCGCCGTCATCGTCGCCTCGGTGCCCGTCGACACCAGCCGGATCCGCTCGGCGGCGGGGACGCGGCGGCGGATCTCCTCCGCCAGCTCGACCTCGGCCAGCGTCGGGGCGCCGAAGCTGAGGCCCCGAGCCGCCGCCTCCTGCACCGCCGCGACCACCTCGGGGTGCGCGTGCCCCAGCAGCGCAGGACCCCACGAGCCGACCAGGTCGACGTACTCGTCCCCGTCGACGTCCCGCACGTACGCGCCGTGCGCCGAGGCGATGAACCGCGGCGTCCCGCCGACCGAGCCGTACGCGCGCACCGGCGAGTTCACCCCGCCGGGGATCACCCCCAGTGCGCGGTCGAAGGCGTCCGCGCTCGCGGACTGCTCGGTACGGGCGTGGGTCATCGGGTCCCCTCGGAGAGCCAGTGGGCCAGCTCGACGGCCCAGTAGGTGAGCACGGCATCGGCACCGGCGCGGCGGATCGACAGCACGGACTCGGTGATGGCACGACGGCGGTCGATCCAGCCGTTCGCGGCGGCGGCCTCGATCATGGCGTACTCACCGGACACCTGGTACGCCCAGACCGGCACGGGAGACGTGGCGGCCACGTCGGCCAGCACGTCCAGGTAGGACATCGCCGGCTTCACCATGACGACGTCGGCCCCCTCGGCCACGTCGGCCTCCACCTCGCGGGCGGCCTCCCGGCGGTTGGCGGGGTCCATCTGGTACGTGCGGCGGTCGCCCTGCAGCTCGCTCTCGACGGCCTCACGGAACGGGCCGTAGAACGCCGACGCGTACTTGGCGGCGTAGGCGAGCAGCGCGGTGCCGGTGAACCCCGCCGCGTCGAGGGCGTCGCGGCAGGCCGCCGTCTGGCCGTCCATCATCCCGGACAGCCCGATCAGGTCGACCCCCGCCTCGGCCTGCGCGAGCGCCATGTCGGCGTACCGCACCAGCGTCGCGTCGTTGTCCACGCTGCCGTCCGGCGCCAGCACGCCGCAGTGGCCGTGGTCGGTGAACTCGTCCAGGCACAGGTCCGCCTGCACGACGAGCGCGTCGCCCACCTCGGCCACCACGTCGGCGATCGCCAGGTTGAGGATGCCGTCCGGTTCGGTCGCGCAGCTGCCGACCGCGTCGCGGCGCAGCGGGATGCCGAACAGCATCACGCCGCCGATGCCGGCCTCGGCCGCCTCGGCGGCGGCGCGGCGCAGCGAGTCGCGGGTGTGCTGCAGCACGCCGGGCATCGAGCCGAGCGGGCGGGGGTCGGTCAGCCCCTCCTTGACGAACATCGGCAGGATCAGCTGCTCGGCGTGCACCCGCGTCTGGGCGGCGAGGCGGCGGCGGGCGGGGGTGGCGCGCATCCGGCGCAGGCGGGTGCGACCCGGGGTGGGGACGGCGGTCGGCACGGAGGTCGGGACGCTGGTCGGGACCGTGGTCATCGGGTCTCCTTCGGATCGAGTTCTGCTGCGTCCGGTGCGGCGGGAGCCGGGGGGACATCGCCGTGGGCGGCCGCCACCGCGTCGGCCAGGGCGCCGACCAGGGCGGTCATGGTGCGTTCGGGGGCGACGACGGCCACCGGCAGGCCCGCGTCGCGGGCCGCGTCCGCCGTCGTCGGCCCGATGCAGGCGAGCAGCGTCCCTGCCGGCGCAGGGCCCAAGCGTGCCGCGAGGGCCCGCACGGTGCTCGGCGAGGTGAGCAGTGCCGCGGAGATCGACCCGTCGCGCCATGCGGCGACCACGTCGTCGGGCGCCGGGCCGGCGGGCACCGTGCGGTAGGCGACCACGTCGTCGACCGCCCAGCCACCGGCGCGCAGCCCGTCCACCAGGTCCGGGCCGGCCAGGTCGCCGCGGGCGAACAGCACGCGCGCGCCCGCGACGTCGGGCCGGGGCCACGCCTCGGCGAGCGCGCGGGCGCCGGACGTCCCGACGAGGTCCGCCGTCACACCCACGGTCGCGAGCGCCCGGGCCGTCGCCGGTCCGACGGCTGCGACCCGGGTGGTGCCCACCACGTCGCCCAGCGCCTCGGCGCTCTCGAGCGCGCGGCCGACGAGCGCGCCGACCGCCGCCGCGCTCGTCACCGCCAGCCAGGTGTACCGCCCGGCGCGCAGGTCCGTCATCGCGGCGTCGAGCACCGCCGGGTCGTCGATCGCCTCGGTGCGCACCAGCGGCACCACCACCGGCTCGGCACCGACGGCTCGCAGCGCCGCCTCGGCGTCGGCGCTCCCGGACGCCGGCCGGGGCACCAGCACCCGCAGACCCGCCAACGGACCGGTCATCCGCGCACGTCCTGCTGCTCCCGGACACCGGGCTGGCCGGCGTCAGGCGCCGCCGGACGGGCCGATGCGCTCGGTCCGACCGGCGCCAGCTCCGCCGCGCCGTCCTCCAGCAGCAGGTCGGCCACCCGAGTGCCCAGGTCGGCGGCGGCCGCCACGTCTGGCACGGCAGCGCGCAGCGTGCGGCGCAGCGCCCGGCTGCCGTCGACCCCGGCCACCACGGCCTGCAGCTCGAGCTGGTCGCCGACCAGCTGGGCGAGCGCTCCGACCGGTGCCGCGCAGCCCGCCTCGAGCCGCGCCAGCAGCGCCCGCTCCGCGGTGACTGCCAGCCGGGTGGCGGGATCGTCCAGCGTGCGCAGCGCCGCTGCCAGCGGACCGTCCCCCACCGCGTCCGCCGCACGGACCTCCACGGCCAGCGCCCCCTGCCCGGGCGCCGGCAGCATCAGGTCGGCGTCGAACACCTCGGTCACCGCGTCGAGCCGACCGAGCCGGGCCAGCCCCGCGCGCGCCAGCACCACCGCGTCGAGGTCCCCGGGACCGGAGCCACCCGCAACCCGGCCGAGCCGGGTGTCGACGTTCCCGCGCAGGTCCACCACGTCCAGGTCCGGACGTGCGGCGCGCAGCTGCGCGGCGCGCCGCGGCGAGCCCGTGCCGACGCGTGCACCGCGCGGCAGCCCGGCCAGCGTCAGCCCGTCCCGGGCGCAGAGCGCGTCACGGGGGTCCTGGCGCACCGGCATCGCCGCGACCACCAGCCCCGGCGCCGCACTGGTCGGCAGGTCCTTGAAGGAGTGGACCGCCACGTCGCAGCGTCGCTCGAGCAGGGCGTCGCGCAGGGCGGTGACGAAGACGCCGGTACCGCCCAGCGCCGCGAGGGACGCCCGGCTGCGGTCGCCCTCCGTGCGCACGCGCACCGTCTCCACGTCGAGCCCGGCCGCCATGAGGTCGGCGGCGACGTGTCCGGTCTGGGTGAGCGCGAGCGCACTCGCGCGCGTGCCGATGCGCACCTGCATGGGCGTCAGTGTCCCTCCGGCTGCTGTGGCGTCGAAATTCGGGGCGATCGAGACGCTTTCCGGCCGTGGTGCCGGACGGCATTGCGACCCACGGCACACCCGGCCCCAGAAATCATCGACCGCACATTTATGACAGCCCGTCAGAAAAATGGCGGCCTGTCGACTCGCGACGTCGGTTCAGCCCCGCGGCGCGAGCGCCGTCAGCAGCGCCGCGGCGGCCGAGCGCGCCTGCGGCACCACGGAGGCGAGCCCGTTCCCCGACACCCATGCGCCCGTCAGCGCGAGCCCCGGCACTCGGTCGACCGCGTCGCGGACCGCCGCCACGGCGTCCCGGTGGGCGGCGCTCGGCCGGGGCAGCGCCTGCGTCCACCGCACCACGTCGTGACCCACCAGCCGCTCGGCCGGCAGCGGCACGCCCAGCAGCACCGCGGCGTCCGCCAGGGCCAGCCGCACCAGCTCGTCACCGGACGGCAGCGCCGCGGCGTCGCCCTCGGCGCGGCCGAACGAGAGCCTGACCACGTGGCGGCCCGGTCCGGCCGCCGCGGCGAGCCACTCCCACTTCGCGGTGGCGTGCGTGAGCGCCTTGGCGGTCACGTCGGTGACGTCCGGGGCCACCAGCACCCCCGTGCCGCGGGGCGCCGCGTCGAGCGCGGTGACGCCGTCGAGCACCAGCGTGACCAAGGTGACCGGCGTCCCGTCGTCCGTCTGCATGGAGCCGGGGTCGGCACCGGTGAGCTCGGCGATCAGCGGGACCGCGGCAGCCGTGGCCAGCAGCACGCGGTCGGCGTGCAGCTCCTCCTTCGCGGTCCGCACGACGAAGCCGCGGACCGGATCGACCTCCGCCCCGGTCCGGTCGTCGTCCACCGCCAGACCGGTGACCGCGGACCGCACGCGCACCTCGCCGCCGTGCGCCCGCACGTCCGCGACCAGCGCGTCGACCAGCCGCCACACGCCGCCGGACAGCCCCTGCACCGCGGACCCGGCCGGTGCCGCTGCCCGCAGCGCGCCCACCGCCTTGCCGAGCGTCCCGTGCTGCGCCAGTGCCGCCCGCAGCCCCGGCGCGACGACGTCCACCGCCAGCTGGTCCGGGTCGGCCGCGTGCACGCCCCCGACCAACGGACGCACCAGCCGGTCCAGCACCCGGGCGCCCATCCGGCTCCGCACCAGGGCGCCGAGCGTGGTGGCGTCCGCGCCCACCCGTGCCGGCAGCACCCCGTCGAGCCGGGCGCGCCACGAACCGAGCGTGCCGAGCGTGCGGCGCACGTCCGCGGCACCGGGGTCGGTCGGGATGCCGAGCAGCCCGGTCGCCGGCAGCGGGCCGTCGCCGGTCACCAGGTGCACCCAGGAGCCGCGCGGCGCCGGTGTGCACAGGTCGTCGGCCATCCCCAGCTCGCCGACCAGGGCGGCTACCGCCCCGCCGCGCGTCGCGAACGACTCCGCACCCGCGTCCAGCCGCAGCCCCGCCACGTCGTGCGACCGCACGGCGCCGCCCGGGGCGTCCCGGCCGTCCAGCACCAGCACCCGCAGGCCCGCCCGGGCGAGGTCACGCGCCGCGACCAGCCCACCGAGACCGGCGCCGACGACGACGGCGTCCCAGCGCTGCTCCTCCGGCACGGCGTCGACCCGCGCGCCCCCGGCGACGCCCGCCACGTCGGCGTCCTCGGTCACAGCGAGTGCACCAGCTCGACCAGCCTGGTCAGCACGTCGGGATCGGTGTCCGGCGGCACACCGTGACCGAGGTTGACCACGTGCGCCGGTGCCACCGACCCGCGCTCCACCACGTCCCGCACGTGCGCCTCGAGCACCTCCCACGGCGCCGCGAGCATCGCGGGGTCCACGTTCCCCTGCAGCGGCGTACGACCGCCCAGCCGCCAGCTCGCCTCGTCCAGCGGCACCCGGTAGTCCACGCCCATCACGTCGGCACCGGCGTCCCGCATCGCCACGAGCAGCTCGCCGGTGGCGACCCCGAAGTGCACGGCACGCACGCCGAGCTCCCGCACGCCGGCCAGCACCCGTGCCGAGGCGGGCACCACGTGCTGCGTGTAGTCGGTCAGCGACAGCGACCCCGCCCAGGAGTCGAACAGCTGCGCCGCCGACGCCCCGGCACGCACCTGCGCCTGCAGGAAGGCCCCGGTCACGTCCGCCGCCCAGCTCATCAGCGCGTGCCACGCGGCCGGGTCGGAGTGCATCAGCCGGCGGGCGCCCAGGTGGTCGCGGGATGCCCGGCCCTCGACGAGGTACGCGGCCAGCGTGAAGGGTGCGCCGGCGAACCCGATCAGCGGGGTGTCGCCCAGGGCGGCCACCGCGGCGCGTACCCCGGCGGTGACCGGGGCGGACCGCTCGTCGTCCAGCGGGCCCAGGTCGCGCAGCCGGGCGACGTCGTCGAGCGTCCGCACGGGCGAGGCGAACACGGGCCCCACCCCCGGCTCGATCTTCACGTCGACGCCGAGCAGCGCCATGGGCACGACGATGTCCGAGAAGAAGATCGCCGCGTCGACGCCGTGCCGGCGCACCGGCTGCAGCGTCAGCTCCGCCGCGAGGTCCGGGTCCAGGCACGAGTCGAGCATCGCGACGCCCGCGCGCGAGGCCCGGTACTCCGGCAGCGACCGTCCCGCCTGGCGCATGAACCACACCGGCAACCGCCGTGGCCGGTGCCCGGAATACGCGCTGACCAGGGGAGAATTGGCGGTGCGGCCGGTACGCAGAGGGTGGTCCTCGGGAAGGGTCACACCGCGATTGTGCCGGACAAATGTTCGGGTGATTCAATCGGCGGCGTGGCGCTGCTCAGCTGTGCCGCCAGCCACCACGACCTCGAGCTGTCCGCCCTGGAACGTCTGTCCACCGACTGGGCCGGCGTCGGCCCCGAGCTCGTGGCGGCGGCGGGTCCCGTCCGGGGTGCCGTGGTCCTCGCCACGTGCAACCGCTTCGAGCTGTACCTGGACGTGGACGACGAGCGGCTCGCCGAGGCCTGCGCCGCGGCGTCCGAGGCCGTCGCCGCGCGGTCCGGTCTGGCGCCGACCACCGTCCGCGGGCACCTGCGCCACCGGACCGAGACCGAGGCCGCCCAGCACCTGTTCGCCGTCGCCGCCGGGCTGGACTCGATGGTGGTCGGCGAGCGCGAGATCGCCGGACAGGTGCGGCGCGCGCTGACCCACGCGCGCCGCGAGGGGACCACCACGTCGGTGCTGGAGCAGCTGTTCCAGCGGGCGTCGCGGGTGTCCCGTGCGGTCGAGGCGGCGACCGGGCTCGGCGGCACGGGCCGGTCCGTGGTTGGGGTCGCGCTCGACCTCGCGGCGGGCACGCTGCCCCGGCACGTGCACGACGGGGCGGCCGCCGCGGACGAGCACGTGGACTGGTCAGGGCTGCGCGTGGTGCTGGTCGGCACCGGCTCCTACGCCGGCGCCAGCCTCGCGGCACTGCGCAGCCGGGGGTGCCGGGACGTGCGGGTGTGGTCGGCCAGCGGCCGGGCACCGGCCTTCGCCGAGGCTCGCGGTGCGCACGTCGCCGACCCGGACCTGCTGTCCGAGCTCGCCCACGCCGACCTCGTCGTCGCCTGCAGCGGCACCGGCGGACCGGTGCTGCACGGGTCGGCGCTCGCGGCCGTCCGGTCCGCCGCGGGGAACGCCGAGCCGCTGACCGTCGTGGACCTCGCGCTGCGGCACGACGTGGACCCGAGCGTGGGTGCGTTGCCCCAGGTGCACCTCGTGTCGCTGCACTCGGTCGCGGAGCACGCCCCGGCCGGCTCGGTGGCGGTCACCGAGGCCACGGAGATGGTGGCTGCCGCCGCGGCGGAGTTCGTCGCCGAGCGCCGGGTCCGTGCCTGGGACCCCGCCGTCGTCGCCGAGCGCACGCGGGTGCTCGCGGCGACCGAGGACGACCAGGCTGCTCGCCGACGCGCCCGTGCGGCGCTGCACGGCCCGACCGTCCGTGCTCGGGAGGCTGCCCGGCGCGGCGACGTCGACGCGTACCGTCAGGCGCTCGCGGAGCTGGCCGTCGTCCAACCCGTCGTCGGCGACTCGATCGCCTGAGCCTGACGCGGCACCGCATCGGCCCTGGTCGCGGCGCCCGGAGCGCCCGGCCGCCCGCCCGACGACGGACGTGCCGGGCCTGGACGGGGGGAGCGCCAGGCCCGGCACGCGTCCGGGGTGCTGCGCGGACCGCAGACCGCGCCGCCGGGGTCCGTCAGTAGTGCGCGTGGTGCTGGTAGGGGGCGCCGTAGGAGCGCTGGGGGGTCGTCGTCGGACCGGGGGCCCACGTGAGGGGCACCACCTGGTTGGTCTGCAGGTCGGTGAGCTCGGCGGCGTAGACCACTGCCTCGTACACGCCGGCCTCCACCTGCTGCAGGTGCAGCCGCTCGGCGCGGTCCATGTCGTCGCCCAGGTGGGAGATGCGGGCGACCACGTACCGCTGCGCGTCCTGCCACTGGTCCACCACGCGCACCGCGAGGCCGTTCCAGCGTGCCGTCAGGTCGAGCTCGAACAGCTCCGAGACCTCGGTGCGGGCGACGTGCCGGTACCAGCGGCCGCTCGGCGACTGGTCGAACCCGGTCTCCGCCAGCGGCGGGTTGGCCAGCGCCAGCACCACGGTGTCGTCGTCCAGCACGTCTGCCTCGAGGTACGCCGAGTGCCACTTGGCCACCGGCCCGACGCAGCGCGAGAGCGACGACAGGCCGGGCTGGCCCGGGATGCCGGGCGCCGAGGTCCAGCCGGTGCCCACGTCGCCGTACCAGGCGAGCAGCCGCGAGCTGCCGTCGGAGTACACCCGCACCAGCTCGGTGCGCGGCGGGATGCGGGAGTGCCGCAGCCACCACAGCGGGACGATGTAGCCGGGCACGTCGCGGTACTGCAGCTGCGGTGACGACTCGAAGCGGAGCAGGTCCACGTGGTCGTCGGTGGGCCGGAACGGTGAGCCGGGGTAGCCGAGCCCGTGCACCTCGAACAGCTGCGCCGGGGTGGTGGCGAACGACACGTCCGCGGCGCGCACCACGTAGCCGGCCATCCGGTCGTGACCGTTGACCAGGTGCGCGTACGACGACGCGGGTGTGACCACCTTCTGCATGAGCGTCACGGGAGAACCCTGCTGCGAGATGGGGAGGAACCGGGTGAACCGGACGAGCCGTGGGCATTCTTGCCCTAACCGGCACACGTGTCCAGGTTGCGGCGCGTCGCCGCGGGAGCGCTCACACGGTCGGGCGACGGCGCCGTCGCCGTCCCCCGGTCGTCAGTCCGTGAGGTGGTCCACCAGGTCCGCGGCGATGCCGGTGTACGACGCGGGCGTCATCGCCTGCAGTCGGGCGGCCACGTCGTCGGGCAGGCCCAGGCTGCCGATGAACTCGCGCATGTCCGCCGCCGTCAGCCGGTGCCCGCGCGTCAGCTCCTTGAGCCGCTCGTACGGGTTCTCCATGCCGGTGACGCCGGCGACCGAGGCGGCGCGCATCGCCGACTGGACCGGCTCCGCGAGCACCTCCCAGTTCTGGTCGAGCTCCGCGGCCAGCAGCGCCGGGTCGACCGCCAGCCCGCCGAGACCCCGGCGCACGTTGTCGATCGCCAGCAGGCTGTGCCCGAACGCCGGGCCGATGTTGCGCTGCGTGGTCGAGTCGGTCAGGTCCCGCTGCAGGCGGCTGGTGACCAGGGTCGCGGCGAGGGTGTCGAGCAGGGCGGAGGAGATCTCGAGGTTCGCCTCGGCGTTCTCGAACCGGATCGGGTTCACCTTGTGCGGCATCGTCGAGCTGCCGGTGGCGCCCGGGACGGGGATCTGCGTGAAGACGCCGCGGGAGATGTACGTCCACACGTCCGTCGCCAGGTTGTGCAGCACGCGGTTGAACCGGGCGACGTCCGCGTACAGCTCCGACTGCCAGTCGTGCGACTCGATCTGCGTGGTCAGCGGGTTCCAGGTCAGGCCGAGGTGCTCGACGAACGTGCGGGAGACGAGCTGCCAGTCAGCGCCCGGCACCGCGGCGGTGTGCGCGCCGTACGTTCCGGTGGCGCCGTTGAGCTTGCCGAGGTACTCGTCGGACTCGATGCGGCGCAGCTGCCGGCGCAGGCGGTGCGCCAGCACGGCGAGCTCCTTGCCGAGCGTGGTCGGCGTGGCCGGCTGGCCGTGCGTGAGGGCCAGCATCGGCAGCGCGCGGTGCTCGGCTGCCAGGGCGGCCACCTGGTCGACGAGGTCGACGGCCGCGGGGAACCACACCTGCTGCACGGCCCCGCGCACCATCAGCGCGTAGGACAGGTTGTTCACGTCCTCGCTGGTCAGCGCGAAGTGCACCAGCTCACCGACCGACGGCAGCACGGTGTCGGTGCCCAGCGCCTCGGGCGCTGCCGCCAGCCGCCGCTTGAGGAAGTACTCGACCGCCTTCACGTCGTGCACCGTGGTCCGCTCGATCGCGGCCAGCTCGGCGATCTCCTCGGCGCCGAAGCTGTCCACCACCCCGCGCAGGTACTCCTCCTCCGCCGGGTTGAGCGACGGGGCGCCGGGCACCACCGCGTGCGCGCACAGGTGGATCACCCACTCGACCTCGACGGCGATGCGGGCGCGGTTCAGCGCGGCCTCGGAGAGGTGGTCCACCAGGTCGGCGACGGCCGGACGGTAGCGGCCGTCCAGCGGGCCGAGGGCGATGGCAGGGGTGATGTCGGCCAGGCGCACGCGGGGCATGGCAGCAGTGTCCCAGAGCGGTGGCCGACGACGGCGTGGGGTGCGGACGTCGAGACGGTGAGGCCCGTCGGACGGCTGCGACGGGGTCGTCGCCGGCGTGTCGTGCACCCACAGCCCGGACGGCGCGCTCGTCGTCCGTGTCCTCGATGCTCGGGCGCCCGCCGCGCCCGGGGGCGTCCCTAGCGTCCCGGCCGTGGACATCCGAGGGGCGCAGGTGGTGCTGACGGCGGCGCAGCAGGACGTGGGGTGGGTGCGGGCGCAGGTGGCCGCCTGCCAGGGGCTGCCGTGGAGGTCGCCGGCGGCGGTCGCGTACGAGGACCAGGTCGCGGCGGCCGCTGGGGACCTCGGCCGGTGTGCCCGGGGACTCGTCACGTCGGGACATCTCGTGGCGGCCGGGCTGAACGGTGGACCCACCTGGTGCACCTCGGACGACGGACCGGTACCGCCGGTGCCGGGCGGCGCGATCCCGCCGTCGCGCTCGACGGTGGGCGGCACCTCGGTCCGGGTGGGTGCCGACGGGGTGACCAGCGTCGACCCGCAGGCCCTGCAGACCGCCGCCGCCACGCTCACGTCGTGCGCCGAGCGCCTCGACCACGTCCACGCGTCGCTGTCCACGCTGACGGTCGCGCTGCCGACGCCGGTGCTGGTCGACAACCACCAGCGAGCCTCGATCTGCCTCCTGCTCACCGCCCGCTGGTCGCCGTACCACCTGGCGGAGCACCTGCGGGAGCTGGCGAAGCGGCTGCACGCCGCGGCGGAGGTGCACGCGGCCGGCGAGAGCACCGTGTCGGGGGTCGTGCGCGGGGCGGGCGCCGTCTGGGGCGGCCTCCTCGGGCTCCTGCCCGCGCCGGTGCTGGCAGTCGAGGGCGTGCTGGCAGCGGGCACCACCGCGCTCGCCGGCCTCGCCCTGGTCGGCGAGACCGCGCGCGTCGTGGGGCCCGAGAAGGCCGCGCAGCTGGCGGCGGCGACCGGGGCCGCGGCGGCGAAGGCGGCCGTGCGCTCGGGGGCGGTCGAGGTGGCGACGACGACCGTCTCGGCAGTCGCACGGGGGCAGGTTGGCGGCCTCCCCACGCTGCACCCGGTACCCGGTGGTGCTGCGGCGCTCGCCGGGCTGATGACCGGGCCGGCGGGCACGGCCGTGGTGACGCCCGTGGCGGCACCGGTGCCGCAGCCGGCACCGTATGGCCTGGCCGACGTGATGC from Cellulomonas sp. NTE-D12 encodes:
- the hemE gene encoding uroporphyrinogen decarboxylase yields the protein MTLPEDHPLRTGRTANSPLVSAYSGHRPRRLPVWFMRQAGRSLPEYRASRAGVAMLDSCLDPDLAAELTLQPVRRHGVDAAIFFSDIVVPMALLGVDVKIEPGVGPVFASPVRTLDDVARLRDLGPLDDERSAPVTAGVRAAVAALGDTPLIGFAGAPFTLAAYLVEGRASRDHLGARRLMHSDPAAWHALMSWAADVTGAFLQAQVRAGASAAQLFDSWAGSLSLTDYTQHVVPASARVLAGVRELGVRAVHFGVATGELLVAMRDAGADVMGVDYRVPLDEASWRLGGRTPLQGNVDPAMLAAPWEVLEAHVRDVVERGSVAPAHVVNLGHGVPPDTDPDVLTRLVELVHSL
- a CDS encoding glutamyl-tRNA reductase; translated protein: MALLSCAASHHDLELSALERLSTDWAGVGPELVAAAGPVRGAVVLATCNRFELYLDVDDERLAEACAAASEAVAARSGLAPTTVRGHLRHRTETEAAQHLFAVAAGLDSMVVGEREIAGQVRRALTHARREGTTTSVLEQLFQRASRVSRAVEAATGLGGTGRSVVGVALDLAAGTLPRHVHDGAAAADEHVDWSGLRVVLVGTGSYAGASLAALRSRGCRDVRVWSASGRAPAFAEARGAHVADPDLLSELAHADLVVACSGTGGPVLHGSALAAVRSAAGNAEPLTVVDLALRHDVDPSVGALPQVHLVSLHSVAEHAPAGSVAVTEATEMVAAAAAEFVAERRVRAWDPAVVAERTRVLAATEDDQAARRRARAALHGPTVRAREAARRGDVDAYRQALAELAVVQPVVGDSIA
- the purB gene encoding adenylosuccinate lyase, whose translation is MPRVRLADITPAIALGPLDGRYRPAVADLVDHLSEAALNRARIAVEVEWVIHLCAHAVVPGAPSLNPAEEEYLRGVVDSFGAEEIAELAAIERTTVHDVKAVEYFLKRRLAAAPEALGTDTVLPSVGELVHFALTSEDVNNLSYALMVRGAVQQVWFPAAVDLVDQVAALAAEHRALPMLALTHGQPATPTTLGKELAVLAHRLRRQLRRIESDEYLGKLNGATGTYGAHTAAVPGADWQLVSRTFVEHLGLTWNPLTTQIESHDWQSELYADVARFNRVLHNLATDVWTYISRGVFTQIPVPGATGSSTMPHKVNPIRFENAEANLEISSALLDTLAATLVTSRLQRDLTDSTTQRNIGPAFGHSLLAIDNVRRGLGGLAVDPALLAAELDQNWEVLAEPVQSAMRAASVAGVTGMENPYERLKELTRGHRLTAADMREFIGSLGLPDDVAARLQAMTPASYTGIAADLVDHLTD